A window of the Bufo gargarizans isolate SCDJY-AF-19 chromosome 1, ASM1485885v1, whole genome shotgun sequence genome harbors these coding sequences:
- the LOC122925667 gene encoding uncharacterized protein LOC122925667 has protein sequence MPLYTHTPGRPHIRAAVVLLVVGTMLVATVWLVATCAHYPEDLPSVCPSSPQEVRDTRDIRVSTLRLTPNLLDTKDNIWAFIATNILNSSDFCITDHYNSYDLFSTCLLAVPTPVSVLRMYYSTAWNDTSVEDADVYAHPNLYAYCSNSSSYSLTKQMVEVDTGYISSAEVCYEMTCSRSHIPMCTQPSRQPTYTTEYNATCLGLRQCKSVTNNMTCTHTIIQPSYGKNVQLPKGWLLTCGTRSWTYVPGNITGGPCTLSRLSMILPPRLVDHSRVPRSLGEALPSDCDSAVHLFSEAEYVSLAVSLVGVPGLATANHRQLSKIACALAKGLNHTSSALYELLIDLQGTRQAVLQNRLTIDYLLLKHNMGCDSFEGMCCFNLSDHAKSIQDHIKAVSELAKDIKRDISQNWWDWFFGWLPGTAFIQRLTVTIVGVIMCMITLCCCAQCIPNILSMCRACMTPANTQETYPGGHMVLLSE, from the coding sequence ATGCCGTTATACACTCATACCCCTGGAAGGCCTCACATCCGTGCAGCAGTAGTACTCTTGGTAGTAGGAACAATGCTAGTAGCCACTGTTTGGCTTGTAGCAACATGTGCTCATTATCCAGAGGACCTACCCTCAGTTTGCCCCTCATCACCCCAGGAAGTGAGAGACACAAGAGACATTCGGGTCTCCACTCTACGATTAACCCCAAATCTGTTAGACACAAAGGACAATATATGGGCATTTATTGCCACCAATATACTAAATTCTTCGGATTTTTGCATCACAGATCACTACAACTCATATGACTTGTTTTCTACCTGCCTCTTAGCTGTTCCCACTCCAGTGAGTGTCCTAAGAATGTATTACAGTACAGCATGGAACGACACAAGTGTGGAGGATGCTGATGTATATGCACATCCAAACTTATACGCGTATTGTAGCAACAGCTCTTCATATTCACTCACAAAACAAATGGTTGAGGTAGATACAGGATATATATCCTCCGCTGAAGTTTGCTATGAAATGACCTGCAGTAGAAGTCACATCCCTATGTGCACACAACCAAGTCGCCAGCCTACATACACCACAGAATACAACGCCACCTGTTTAGGCCTTCGCCAGTGCAAGTCAGTAACCAACAACATGACCTGTACCCATACCATAATACAACCTAGTTATGGGAAAAATGTCCAGCTCCCTAAGGGATGGTTACTGACATGTGGGACTCGTAGCTGGACATATGTCCCAGGGAATATAACGGGGGGGCCATGTACACTTTCCCGGCTCTCAATGATCCTACCCCCAAGATTGGTTGACCACTCCCGAGTCCCTAGGTCCCTGGGAGAGGCTCTTCCAAGCGACTGCGACTCAGCAGTACATCTGTTCTCTGAAGCTGAGTATGTCTCTCTGGCCGTATCCCTAGTAGGAGTCCCAGGCCTTGCAACAGCAAATCATAGACAGCTGAGTAAGATCGCCTGTGCACTTGCAAAGGGGTTAAACCACACATCTAGTGCTCTGTATGAACTATTGATAGATCTCCAGGGCACTAGACAGGCAGTCTTACAAAATCGGTTGACTATAGATTATCTGTTGCTTAAGCATAATATGGGATGTGATTCCTTTGAAGGCATGTGTTGCTTCAATCTCAGTGACCATGCAAAATCAATACAAGACCACATTAAGGCAGTGAGCGAACTGGCAAAAGACATCAAGAGGGATATTAGTCAAAATTGGTGGGATTGGTTTTTTGGGTGGTTGCCTGGAACAGCATTCATTCAACGGCTGACGGTGACCATAGTGGGGGTAATCATGTGCATGATAACTCTATGCTGTTGTGCTCAGTGCATCCCAAACATCCTATCTATGTGTAGAGCATGCATGACTCCAGCAAACACACAGGAAACATATCCAGGAGGACACATGGTGCTACTCtcagaatga